One stretch of Pseudomonas fluorescens Q2-87 DNA includes these proteins:
- a CDS encoding phage tail assembly protein, with protein MSWMPPTHELLSPITGDDGSQIEQLSLKPLFYAAQKDALARAGDDEDDQFFELAKLATGLSVKELDQLKRPDYVSIAQYVHEMSTRPASYFLDDTQADPDQVPLLQPLDVAGRSMTSLTLEMPALRATKAMKKLKTAKERAEFITAHCTGLMIPDLDLLTVPDWTQLQVRIDDFLNKPADFFRSATSK; from the coding sequence ATGTCCTGGATGCCTCCTACACATGAGCTGTTGTCGCCGATCACCGGTGACGACGGTTCGCAGATCGAGCAACTCTCGCTCAAGCCGCTGTTCTACGCCGCGCAAAAAGACGCCCTGGCCCGTGCAGGCGATGACGAAGACGACCAGTTCTTCGAGCTGGCGAAATTGGCCACTGGCCTGTCGGTCAAGGAGCTCGACCAGCTCAAGCGCCCGGACTACGTCAGCATTGCGCAATACGTACATGAAATGTCGACCCGTCCGGCGTCGTACTTTCTAGATGACACACAGGCCGACCCCGACCAGGTGCCGCTACTGCAACCGCTCGACGTAGCGGGCCGCAGCATGACCTCGCTGACCCTGGAAATGCCGGCGCTGCGTGCCACCAAGGCGATGAAGAAGCTGAAGACAGCCAAGGAACGCGCCGAATTCATCACCGCCCATTGCACCGGCCTGATGATTCCCGACCTCGACCTGTTGACCGTGCCCGACTGGACCCAGCTGCAGGTACGCATCGACGATTTTTTAAACAAACCGGCGGACTTCTTTCGGAGCGCGACATCGAAGTGA
- a CDS encoding phage major tail tube protein, producing the protein MFTNRVRQAIAATLQGLPLSATVDSFTPPKIEFAMESMTGGRFIGEEMAKNGAVLGATLVLQGAGPEVMLALGVRLGDDILLNVREAGQDQDGNTWFTYHTVGGKLKSLTETALKMGEKPLTTLELSCRTYNRLENGIPVIDIDVRTQKFVLNGVDILGDARRAVLLP; encoded by the coding sequence ATGTTTACCAACCGCGTAAGACAGGCCATCGCGGCCACCCTGCAAGGCCTGCCGTTGTCGGCGACCGTGGACAGCTTCACCCCGCCGAAGATCGAGTTCGCCATGGAGTCGATGACGGGCGGGCGCTTTATCGGCGAGGAAATGGCCAAGAACGGCGCTGTGCTCGGCGCCACGTTGGTACTACAAGGCGCAGGGCCGGAAGTCATGCTGGCCCTGGGTGTGCGGCTGGGTGACGACATCCTGCTGAACGTGCGCGAGGCCGGTCAGGATCAGGATGGCAATACCTGGTTCACCTACCACACCGTCGGCGGGAAGTTGAAATCCCTGACCGAAACAGCGCTGAAGATGGGTGAGAAACCGCTCACCACGCTGGAACTCTCTTGCCGCACTTACAACCGTCTCGAAAACGGTATCCCCGTGATCGACATCGATGTGCGCACCCAGAAGTTCGTGCTCAACGGCGTGGACATCCTCGGTGATGCGCGGCGTGCGGTGTTGCTGCCTTAA
- a CDS encoding tail fiber assembly protein: MFASKIARGFYDAAINVSMPDDVVEISAERHAELLAGQSEGKVIAWDDDGLPVLVDPQPSSDDELAVVERAWRDQCLSETDGVVARHRDELEESVETTLSPAQYLDLQQYRRALRNWPEAQAFPQLDHRPIAPSWLPEQPK, encoded by the coding sequence ATGTTCGCTTCAAAAATAGCCCGTGGTTTCTACGACGCAGCTATCAATGTTTCGATGCCAGACGACGTGGTCGAAATTTCTGCTGAACGCCACGCTGAGCTGCTGGCGGGACAATCGGAGGGTAAGGTTATTGCCTGGGATGATGATGGTCTTCCTGTGCTTGTTGATCCGCAGCCGTCCAGCGATGACGAGCTGGCAGTTGTCGAGCGGGCTTGGCGGGATCAGTGCTTGTCCGAAACGGACGGCGTAGTGGCTCGCCATCGCGACGAACTGGAGGAGAGTGTTGAAACCACGTTATCTCCTGCACAGTATCTCGATCTTCAGCAATACCGGCGTGCGCTTCGCAATTGGCCTGAAGCGCAAGCGTTTCCTCAGCTGGATCACCGTCCGATAGCCCCCTCCTGGCTACCTGAGCAACCCAAATAA